The Tripterygium wilfordii isolate XIE 37 chromosome 23, ASM1340144v1, whole genome shotgun sequence genomic sequence TAAGCAAAagtttataaaatttgtatttaTAGATTTAGAAGTTTATTACAAAATTGATAGGTTTTTAAAATCTTGTATAAGCATCGCTTAGCTTCTAATATACTATCTGCTGATGATATATTATCTCTCTGCACTTGCATATGCTTTGCAGAAGAAGAGTTAAGAGTTGAAAATTTGATCAGACAAGAAGTTATAGTTGAAAATTTCGAAATTTATTAACGTACACTTGCATATTCTTTAGTTTCCTTGCTTCTATTGAAATTTTAGCTCCACAAACTTACAACATTCAGAAAAACTATAATATTATCAAGCACCATAAACGTAGAAAACTCATGACACTTGATATATGATACTCAACCAACTAGGCTTAGTTGAACATAGTTAGTTATGTAGAGTACCATAGTATCATGCGTAGTTGTAGATTTTTTTATGTTAACAAGTAGCCGCAGTATATTTGATTCGTACTTCTTCATGATTGGCGTATAATCTCTCTTCCCCAACTGTTCCCTCATCCGTCATCGAAGATGACTCTGTGAATGAAGGTATTTTCTTGTCTCTGGTGTTCAAATGCTGAAATGGGTTTGGAGGAATTGGAACTTGAGCTTCACCCTCCAGAATCTTTACCACATTACTCATTGAAGGCCTAGCCTGAGGCGAGTACTGAACACACCATAATGCCACCATTGCCATTGTCTTTGCTTTAACCATGTCTTTCACCTTAATTCCTCCATCTGCGAGAACCATCTCCAGCTCTCCCTTGTCGTACTTATCCCATATTTGTCTAGGAAACCATTCCTGACTGTCGCTTTTATTGATGTCGAGATTTCTTCTCCTTCCCACAATTTCGAATAACATCATCCCGAAACTATAAACATCACACTTGTAAGTTACTGGAAATGGCATCCAAAGTTCCGGAGCTGCATAACCAGGAGTTACCCTACCTCCCGAAAGAGTCATATGTGTGCTCTCTCTATTGCATAACTTGGCAAGTCCAAAATCTGCAAGTTTAGGACAAAATTCAGAATCAAGTAAAACGTTACCTGGTTTTATGTCATAGTGAATTATCCTCTTGTGGCCATAATGATGCAGATACTCTAGACCTTTAGCAACTCCTATTGCTATCTCCCACAACTTTGCCCAGTCTAACTCCTGTTTCTTACCAAATAAGGTCATGTCAAGGGAACCATTCTCCATATATTCATAAACCAGTGCCTTATTATTAGCATCAAAGCAGAATCCATAGAGCCTGACCAGATTCCTATGATAAGTTCTTCCAAGTGTACCGACTTCCgccatgaattgctcgtctactCTCTTGTCTATATTGCTGCTCTTGAGAACCTTAACCGCGAGCTTCACTCCATTGGGAAACTCTCCTTTGTAGACTTCTCCAAATCCCCCTGAACCGAGTTTCGTGCAGTAATTCCAAGTCAAGACTGCAAGCTCCTGTGAGGAAAACTGGATAGGCTTCTCTTTCATCATGTAGTCTATGAACAGCTCAACTGTTTCTTTCTCTAGTTTGGTTTCCT encodes the following:
- the LOC119993045 gene encoding rust resistance kinase Lr10-like, which codes for MSSNPGNQEYPTSFRQTNFTGIFIGVDVAIVVVGIISTILKAMLKKVESETGQDGHGKQDDVELGRTLTHIVPQKARNQKTRIRQIDHTQDDLMLRNFLRHIAPHEARNQEPKTRQDSYSTQEADVWGRLLRDIAAHEDRSQNPTATTVDEEETKLEKETVELFIDYMMKEKPIQFSSQELAVLTWNYCTKLGSGGFGEVYKGEFPNGVKLAVKVLKSSNIDKRVDEQFMAEVGTLGRTYHRNLVRLYGFCFDANNKALVYEYMENGSLDMTLFGKKQELDWAKLWEIAIGVAKGLEYLHHYGHKRIIHYDIKPGNVLLDSEFCPKLADFGLAKLCNRESTHMTLSGGRVTPGYAAPELWMPFPVTYKCDVYSFGMMLFEIVGRRRNLDINKSDSQEWFPRQIWDKYDKGELEMVLADGGIKVKDMVKAKTMAMVALWCVQYSPQARPSMSNVVKILEGEAQVPIPPNPFQHLNTRDKKIPSFTESSSMTDEGTVGEERLYANHEEVRIKYTAATC